A genomic window from Sulfurospirillum multivorans DSM 12446 includes:
- a CDS encoding pyridoxamine 5'-phosphate oxidase family protein: MISEKLKSVMQKEGAVAIVAQGKNFPHVVNTWHSYVTLNDDYFMLPVAGMNTMEEALANDNRVLVTVGSKEVEGLHGEGAGFLLNGNATIVYEGDECDHMKANFPWARAVMKIEIKDFIQTT; the protein is encoded by the coding sequence ATGATCTCAGAAAAATTAAAATCGGTGATGCAAAAAGAGGGAGCGGTTGCCATTGTCGCGCAAGGGAAAAACTTCCCGCATGTTGTCAACACCTGGCATTCGTACGTGACACTCAACGACGATTATTTCATGCTTCCCGTAGCAGGAATGAACACGATGGAAGAGGCTTTGGCAAACGACAATAGGGTTTTGGTAACGGTTGGAAGCAAAGAGGTAGAGGGTTTGCACGGTGAGGGTGCTGGGTTTTTACTCAATGGAAATGCAACGATTGTGTATGAGGGCGACGAATGCGACCACATGAAAGCGAATTTCCCGTGGGCAAGAGCGGTGATGAAAATCGAGATTAAAGATTTTATCCAAACAACGTAG